Proteins co-encoded in one Metabacillus sp. KUDC1714 genomic window:
- a CDS encoding bifunctional methyltransferase/pyrophosphohydrolase YabN, whose translation MAKQITIVGLGAGDLNQLPFGVYQLITKSEHLFLRTKEHPIIDELNSEITYEAFDFIYEENDDFGEVYRKIVEVLLTKAAETDIVYAVPGHPLVAEKTVQLLLTEGRERGYTIVVQGGQSFLDSTFQVLEIDPIEGFQLVDALTLKSDQLQLNGHVIITQVYDQMVASEVKLTLMEQLSDDYKVVVVTAAGSSQQIIKEVALYELDRETSVNNLTSVYIPPVKNVEMLHHQFTSLRQIIAQLRGPNGCPWDKEQTHHSLKKYLIEECYELLEAIEKEDIDHIVEELGDVLLQVVLHAQIGEDDGMFSINDVIKGISDKMVRRHPHVFGETIVQDSDEVLMNWDAIKRKEKDTTDEESILDSVSTALPALSKAYHLQKKAAKVGFDWPTTHGAWEKVKEEISEFEEELNLNRDELLMMKEFGDILFAFVNVARHYKIEPEEALSSTNNKFYDRFRYIEKKATENQIELKNMSLEEMDKYWNEAKKLG comes from the coding sequence ATGGCTAAACAAATCACAATTGTTGGTTTAGGTGCAGGTGACTTAAACCAATTACCTTTTGGTGTATATCAATTGATTACGAAAAGTGAACATTTATTTTTGCGAACAAAAGAGCACCCGATTATTGATGAATTAAATAGTGAAATAACCTATGAAGCTTTTGATTTTATTTATGAAGAGAATGATGATTTTGGTGAAGTGTATAGGAAAATTGTCGAAGTTTTATTAACTAAGGCTGCCGAAACTGACATTGTTTATGCCGTACCAGGTCACCCACTTGTAGCAGAGAAAACTGTACAGCTTCTACTGACTGAGGGAAGAGAGCGGGGTTATACAATTGTTGTACAAGGAGGGCAGAGCTTTCTGGACTCGACATTTCAGGTATTAGAAATTGACCCAATTGAAGGATTTCAACTTGTTGATGCATTAACATTAAAAAGTGACCAACTTCAATTAAACGGGCATGTTATCATTACGCAGGTCTATGATCAAATGGTAGCATCAGAAGTAAAGCTAACGTTAATGGAGCAACTTTCTGATGATTATAAAGTTGTGGTAGTAACGGCAGCAGGAAGTAGTCAACAGATCATTAAAGAGGTTGCGCTTTATGAACTTGACCGTGAAACAAGTGTAAATAATTTAACAAGTGTTTACATACCGCCAGTTAAAAATGTAGAAATGTTACACCATCAATTTACATCCTTACGTCAAATTATTGCTCAGTTACGTGGACCAAATGGATGCCCGTGGGATAAAGAGCAAACACATCATTCATTAAAAAAGTATCTAATTGAGGAGTGCTATGAATTACTTGAGGCAATTGAGAAGGAGGATATTGACCATATAGTTGAAGAATTAGGTGATGTCCTTTTACAAGTTGTTCTTCATGCTCAAATTGGGGAAGATGATGGGATGTTCTCAATTAATGACGTGATTAAAGGAATTTCAGATAAAATGGTCCGTAGACATCCACATGTTTTTGGGGAAACGATTGTTCAAGACAGTGATGAAGTTTTAATGAATTGGGATGCTATTAAGCGCAAAGAAAAGGATACTACAGATGAAGAGTCAATTCTTGATTCTGTTTCAACAGCTCTCCCAGCACTTTCTAAAGCCTATCACTTGCAGAAAAAGGCTGCAAAGGTTGGTTTTGATTGGCCTACTACTCATGGTGCTTGGGAAAAGGTAAAAGAAGAAATAAGTGAATTTGAAGAAGAACTTAATTTAAATAGAGACGAGCTCTTAATGATGAAGGAATTTGGTGACATTCTATTTGCGTTCGTAAATGTGGCAAGGCATTACAAAATCGAACCGGAAGAAGCTTTATCTTCAACTAATAATAAGTTTTACGATCGCTTTCGTTACATAGAAAAAAAAGCGACTGAAAATCAAATAGAGTTAAAAAACATGTCCTTAGAAGAAATGGATAAATATTGGAATGAAGCAAAGAAACTAGGATAA
- a CDS encoding FtsB family cell division protein, with product MSLERSRKITELQSQYMQQQERQLQLSKRRKRGLFRRLVMIGLLVIISSVIMVTTIFNQSSAIEEKREELKNLEKQLTGLEKEEKILREEIVKLNDDEYIAKIARRDYFLSDDDEIIFNIKD from the coding sequence ATGAGTCTCGAAAGATCAAGAAAAATTACGGAATTACAATCACAATATATGCAGCAGCAGGAGAGACAACTACAGCTTTCAAAAAGGCGTAAAAGAGGCTTGTTTAGAAGGTTAGTAATGATCGGACTCTTGGTGATTATTTCCTCTGTTATTATGGTAACCACCATTTTCAACCAATCAAGTGCGATAGAGGAAAAGCGTGAAGAATTAAAAAATCTTGAAAAACAACTGACCGGATTAGAAAAAGAAGAAAAAATATTAAGAGAAGAGATCGTTAAGCTTAATGATGATGAGTATATTGCTAAGATTGCAAGAAGAGACTATTTCTTATCGGATGATGATGAGATCATCTTTAATATAAAAGATTAG
- a CDS encoding putative polysaccharide biosynthesis protein, whose product MNVQKNSINLAMQGAVVLTIAGLITKILSAAYRVPYQNIVGDIGFYIYQQVYPFYGMSVILATSGFPVLISKVMTDYGYGKSVQIRSKIMTITFLYLTVFGLILSIFLYISSDEIAAIMGDSHLTALIKVTSISFIIVPFVSLFRGYFQSEQNMHPTAVSQVIEQGIRVSCILISSYLMIRAGYNLYEAGFGALVGSIVGSLAAFMMLLIFWRKEQQELMRWNISAPIHTLKILASLIKYSLTIGLSSLLLIFIQLIDALNLYSLLIGEGMGEVLAKETKGVYDRGQPLIQLGTVVATSLALSLVPLIGSAKAQNNFKLIQDKLNLSLKICIVIGAGASAGLIAIMKPTNVMLFTNASGSFVLMILSASILFTSLCLTMFAILQGLGYTFLPALSVLVGVGVKYLMNIWLVPKYGVVGAAISTVFSYSLIALITILFMIVKGYTFKQGKSLFKISLATILMISILIMFIMVTGLFIDLDTRLYASVVSFSGILVGGGFYGWAILKLNVFSRDELQYIPIVKKLVK is encoded by the coding sequence ATGAACGTCCAAAAGAATAGTATTAATCTGGCTATGCAGGGTGCAGTTGTCCTAACGATTGCGGGATTAATTACAAAAATATTAAGCGCTGCATATCGTGTTCCATATCAAAACATAGTAGGAGATATCGGCTTTTATATTTACCAACAAGTTTACCCCTTTTATGGTATGAGTGTGATCTTAGCAACCTCAGGATTTCCAGTATTGATCTCGAAGGTAATGACAGATTATGGATATGGAAAGTCTGTGCAAATCCGATCGAAAATTATGACAATAACCTTTTTATATTTAACAGTATTTGGTCTTATTTTATCTATCTTTTTATACATATCTTCTGATGAAATAGCTGCTATTATGGGGGATTCACACTTAACGGCGCTCATTAAAGTAACATCAATTTCATTTATTATTGTACCTTTCGTCTCGTTATTCAGAGGGTACTTTCAGTCAGAGCAAAATATGCATCCAACTGCAGTTTCACAGGTTATTGAGCAAGGAATTAGGGTATCGTGTATTTTAATAAGCTCTTATTTAATGATAAGGGCTGGCTATAATCTTTATGAAGCGGGTTTTGGAGCGTTAGTAGGATCAATTGTTGGGAGTCTCGCGGCCTTCATGATGTTGCTAATTTTTTGGAGAAAAGAACAGCAGGAGCTAATGAGATGGAATATTTCAGCACCTATTCACACATTGAAAATCCTAGCCTCCTTAATAAAGTATAGTTTAACAATCGGTTTAAGTAGCTTACTGCTTATTTTTATTCAACTCATTGATGCACTCAATCTATATTCTCTTTTAATCGGAGAAGGAATGGGAGAGGTTTTAGCGAAAGAAACTAAGGGAGTATATGATCGTGGACAACCTCTTATTCAATTAGGAACTGTTGTTGCTACGTCTTTAGCATTGTCACTTGTTCCTCTTATTGGAAGTGCAAAGGCTCAAAATAATTTTAAATTAATTCAAGATAAGCTAAATCTTTCTTTAAAAATTTGTATTGTCATTGGTGCAGGTGCATCAGCAGGGCTAATCGCAATCATGAAACCAACGAATGTTATGCTTTTTACAAATGCCTCGGGTTCTTTCGTATTAATGATCTTAAGTGCATCGATATTGTTTACTTCATTATGCTTAACAATGTTTGCTATTCTACAGGGGCTAGGTTATACCTTTTTACCAGCTCTGTCCGTTTTAGTGGGTGTGGGGGTTAAATATTTGATGAATATCTGGCTAGTACCAAAGTATGGTGTAGTGGGAGCTGCTATTTCGACGGTGTTTTCTTATAGTTTAATTGCGTTAATAACTATTTTGTTTATGATAGTAAAGGGCTATACATTTAAGCAAGGTAAGAGTTTGTTTAAGATAAGTCTCGCAACCATTTTGATGATCAGTATATTAATAATGTTTATAATGGTTACAGGTTTGTTTATTGACTTGGATACTCGTCTATATGCAAGCGTTGTATCTTTTAGTGGGATACTGGTTGGCGGAGGTTTTTATGGATGGGCTATATTAAAACTAAACGTATTTTCACGTGATGAGCTTCAATACATTCCGATAGTAAAAAAACTTGTAAAATGA
- the yabP gene encoding sporulation protein YabP, with amino-acid sequence MNQYYDNNSSVHKGTIQEHDVIMRGRKMLEITGVKQVESFDSEEFLLDTVMGALAIRGQNLQMKNLDVDKGIVSIKGSRIFDLIYLDEQHGEKAKGLFSKLFK; translated from the coding sequence ATGAATCAATACTATGATAACAATTCGTCTGTCCATAAAGGTACAATTCAAGAGCATGATGTGATCATGAGGGGAAGAAAAATGTTAGAGATCACGGGCGTAAAACAAGTAGAAAGCTTTGACAGTGAGGAGTTTCTACTAGATACAGTTATGGGAGCTTTAGCTATTCGTGGTCAAAATCTTCAGATGAAAAACCTTGATGTAGATAAAGGAATTGTTTCAATAAAAGGAAGCAGAATTTTTGATCTTATTTACTTAGATGAACAGCATGGGGAGAAAGCTAAAGGGCTCTTTAGCAAGTTATTTAAATGA
- a CDS encoding RNA-binding S4 domain-containing protein: MRLDKFLKVSRIIKRRTLAKEIADQGRISINGIPGKASSNVKIGDELLIRFGQRLMTVEIIDLKETTRKEEASELYRVVKEERVNQE; the protein is encoded by the coding sequence ATGAGACTAGACAAATTTTTAAAAGTATCAAGAATAATTAAAAGAAGAACGTTAGCAAAAGAAATTGCAGATCAAGGGAGAATTTCAATTAATGGCATACCAGGTAAAGCTAGTTCAAATGTGAAAATTGGTGATGAGCTCTTAATTCGATTTGGTCAAAGACTAATGACAGTTGAAATTATTGACTTGAAGGAAACAACAAGAAAAGAAGAAGCATCCGAGCTTTACCGAGTCGTTAAGGAAGAGAGGGTAAATCAAGAGTAA
- the mfd gene encoding transcription-repair coupling factor, whose amino-acid sequence MNSLQQYFYDTDDFKTIVSGIEEGLKEQLVAGLSGSARTVFTAALYNDLKKSVLIVTHNLYQAQKIYEDLVHLIVEDVYLYPVNDLIASEIAIASPELKAQRIEVLNRLAEGKRSIIVAPVAGVRRLLPPTEIWKDKQLKLTLGQDIDLEEYIQQFISLGYERTDMVSSPGEFSVRGGIIDIYPLTEENALRIELFDTEIDSIRSFNIDDQRSIHMLNEISIGPAIEMIVNEDSKARSIQAVEFGLAKSLKKMKNEQQKELLIENIQYDLERLRNGQFSQDIFKYSSLIYDKPTSLLDYFSDNSIVILDEISRIHETYDQLDREEAEWYTSLLEDGKIFQDVKMSHSYVDVVTKSKHPLIYLSLFLRHVPYTSPQNILNLSCKQMQNFHGQMNVLKNELDRWKKSNYAVVFLGVNEERTKKLEQVLEDYEINATILGDKEALVSGKVCIIEGDLQTGFELPMQKLAVITEEELFKKRVKKQVRRQKLSNAERIKSYSELEIGDYVVHVNHGIGKYLGIETLEINGIHKDYLNIRYQGSDQLYVPVEQIDQVQKYVGSEGKEPKIYKLGGSDWRRVKKKVESSVQDIADDLIKLYAEREASEGYAFSPDGEMQKEFELAFPYQETEDQIRSIQEIKKDMERLRPMDRLLCGDVGYGKTEVAIRAAFKAIADGKQVALLVPTTILAQQHFETVRERFQEYPIKVGLLSRFRSRKEINETKKGLSNGTVDMVIGTHRLLSKDVLYKDLGLLIIDEEQRFGVTHKEKIKQLKSNVDVLTLTATPIPRTLHMSMLGVRDLSVIETPPENRFPVQTYVVEYNGALVRESIEREMARGGQVFFLYNRVEDIERKAEEISMLVPDARVTYAHGKMTENELESVMLNFLEGEFDVLVSTTIIETGVDIPNVNTLIVNDADKMGLSQLYQLRGRVGRSNRVAYAYFTHRKDKVLTEVAEKRLQAIKEFTELGSGFKIAMRDLSIRGAGNLLGAQQHGFIDSVGFDLYSQMLKEAIEERQTDPTKEKAIEVEIDLQVDAYLPQEYITDGRQKIDMYKRFRAITSLEELEELQEEIIDRFGEYPVEVSYLFQIARIKVFAIQERVELIKQDKDVINILIEEGASNKIDGHRLFELSNRYNRIVGLGMDGSRLKLTIATKGLAVPKWLDIINELLNGLAQVKKEEMTLN is encoded by the coding sequence TTGAATAGTTTGCAACAATACTTTTATGATACAGACGATTTTAAAACAATCGTTTCAGGAATCGAAGAAGGATTAAAGGAACAACTTGTAGCTGGTTTGTCTGGTTCAGCGAGAACAGTTTTTACTGCAGCTCTTTATAATGATTTAAAGAAATCAGTGTTAATTGTCACACATAACCTTTACCAAGCTCAAAAAATATATGAGGATTTAGTCCACTTAATAGTGGAAGATGTTTATCTATATCCTGTGAATGATTTAATTGCATCTGAAATTGCCATTGCTAGTCCAGAGCTAAAGGCTCAAAGAATTGAGGTTCTTAATAGACTTGCTGAAGGGAAGCGTTCAATCATTGTCGCACCAGTGGCAGGGGTTAGACGCTTGCTTCCACCTACAGAGATTTGGAAAGATAAGCAGTTGAAATTGACACTAGGACAAGATATTGATCTAGAGGAATATATTCAACAGTTTATTTCACTTGGCTACGAAAGAACTGATATGGTTAGCTCACCGGGAGAATTTAGTGTTCGAGGTGGCATAATTGATATTTACCCTCTAACCGAAGAAAATGCACTTCGCATAGAACTGTTTGATACGGAGATTGACTCCATTCGTTCATTTAATATTGATGATCAACGTTCGATACATATGCTGAATGAGATTTCTATTGGACCTGCAATTGAAATGATTGTAAATGAAGATTCTAAAGCTAGAAGCATACAAGCAGTCGAATTCGGTTTAGCAAAAAGTCTAAAAAAAATGAAAAACGAACAGCAAAAGGAATTACTTATTGAAAATATTCAATATGATTTGGAACGCCTGCGTAATGGGCAATTTAGCCAAGATATCTTTAAATATTCCTCGCTTATCTATGATAAGCCTACTAGTTTACTAGATTATTTTTCAGATAACTCTATTGTAATCCTTGATGAAATAAGTAGAATTCATGAAACATATGACCAGTTAGACAGAGAAGAGGCTGAATGGTATACAAGTCTACTTGAAGATGGAAAGATTTTTCAAGATGTTAAAATGTCACATTCCTATGTGGATGTTGTGACAAAATCCAAGCATCCCTTAATCTATCTATCATTATTCTTAAGGCATGTCCCTTATACAAGCCCCCAAAATATCTTAAATTTATCATGTAAGCAAATGCAAAACTTTCACGGTCAGATGAATGTTTTAAAAAATGAACTTGATCGTTGGAAAAAATCAAATTATGCTGTTGTATTTTTAGGGGTTAACGAGGAACGTACTAAAAAGTTAGAACAAGTTTTAGAGGACTATGAAATAAACGCAACTATACTAGGTGATAAGGAAGCATTAGTTAGCGGGAAAGTTTGCATTATCGAAGGAGACCTTCAGACTGGTTTCGAGCTACCTATGCAAAAGCTTGCTGTGATCACTGAAGAGGAGCTTTTCAAAAAAAGAGTTAAAAAACAGGTTAGAAGGCAGAAGCTTTCTAATGCTGAACGAATAAAGAGCTATTCCGAATTGGAGATTGGTGATTATGTCGTTCATGTTAATCATGGGATAGGTAAATATCTCGGTATTGAAACACTTGAGATTAATGGAATTCATAAAGATTATTTAAATATTAGATATCAAGGTAGCGATCAATTATATGTACCGGTTGAGCAAATAGACCAAGTACAAAAGTATGTAGGATCAGAAGGTAAAGAACCAAAGATTTACAAGCTTGGTGGAAGTGACTGGCGTAGAGTTAAGAAGAAAGTAGAATCATCTGTACAAGATATAGCCGATGATTTAATTAAGCTATATGCAGAGCGTGAGGCGAGTGAAGGGTATGCGTTTTCACCTGATGGGGAAATGCAGAAGGAATTTGAGTTAGCCTTTCCGTATCAAGAAACAGAGGACCAGATTCGCTCTATTCAAGAAATTAAGAAGGACATGGAGCGCCTACGTCCAATGGACCGACTTCTATGTGGTGATGTTGGTTATGGGAAAACAGAAGTTGCAATAAGAGCAGCGTTTAAAGCCATTGCTGATGGAAAGCAGGTCGCTTTGTTAGTTCCAACAACAATCCTGGCACAACAGCATTTTGAGACAGTTCGTGAGCGGTTTCAAGAGTATCCAATAAAGGTAGGTCTGCTAAGTCGCTTTAGATCTAGGAAAGAAATTAACGAAACGAAAAAAGGGCTTAGTAATGGAACAGTAGATATGGTTATCGGTACGCACAGACTATTATCAAAAGATGTTTTATATAAAGATTTAGGATTACTTATAATAGATGAAGAGCAACGTTTTGGTGTAACACACAAAGAGAAGATAAAGCAGTTAAAGTCAAATGTTGATGTACTAACATTAACCGCTACTCCAATTCCTAGAACTTTACATATGTCAATGCTAGGGGTTCGAGATTTATCTGTTATTGAAACACCGCCTGAAAATCGTTTTCCAGTGCAAACATATGTTGTTGAATACAATGGTGCTCTTGTAAGAGAATCAATTGAACGAGAAATGGCACGTGGCGGTCAAGTTTTCTTTTTATATAACAGGGTTGAGGATATTGAAAGAAAGGCAGAAGAAATTTCTATGCTTGTACCTGATGCTAGGGTTACATATGCCCATGGTAAAATGACAGAAAATGAACTAGAATCTGTTATGCTCAATTTCCTTGAAGGTGAGTTTGATGTTCTCGTCAGTACGACAATTATTGAGACTGGTGTAGATATTCCAAATGTAAATACATTAATTGTAAATGATGCCGATAAGATGGGTTTATCACAGCTTTATCAGCTCAGAGGTAGGGTTGGGCGTTCAAATCGTGTTGCTTATGCTTATTTCACACATAGAAAAGATAAGGTTCTAACAGAAGTAGCTGAAAAAAGGCTACAAGCTATTAAAGAATTTACAGAATTGGGCTCTGGATTTAAAATTGCGATGCGTGATCTATCAATTAGGGGTGCGGGTAATTTGTTAGGAGCCCAACAGCACGGGTTTATCGATTCAGTTGGATTTGACCTTTATTCACAAATGCTAAAAGAAGCAATTGAAGAAAGGCAAACAGATCCAACAAAAGAAAAAGCAATCGAGGTTGAAATTGACCTGCAGGTGGATGCTTATTTACCACAAGAGTATATTACAGATGGTCGTCAAAAAATTGATATGTATAAGCGTTTTAGAGCTATTACATCGCTTGAAGAATTAGAAGAGCTACAAGAAGAAATCATTGACAGATTCGGAGAATATCCAGTTGAGGTTTCTTACTTGTTCCAAATAGCACGAATAAAGGTATTTGCTATTCAAGAGAGAGTGGAGCTTATTAAGCAAGATAAAGATGTAATTAATATACTGATCGAAGAGGGAGCAAGTAATAAAATTGATGGTCATAGGCTTTTTGAATTAAGCAATAGATATAACCGAATCGTAGGACTAGGTATGGATGGTAGCAGACTGAAGCTAACTATTGCTACAAAAGGACTGGCTGTCCCAAAATGGTTAGATATTATTAATGAGTTACTTAATGGCTTAGCACAAGTGAAAAAAGAGGAAATGACCCTAAATTAA
- the yabQ gene encoding spore cortex biosynthesis protein YabQ yields MTLTTQFYTMLAMVGMGGWIGVALDTYGRFLKRPLRARWVIFINDFMFWVVQGLILFYLLLLVNEGELRIYIFLAVLCGYAAYQSLLKGIYIRVLERLIQTSLSIYRFMLKVCHILFVKPIVGLVQLIIVVILGTLNFLWRITKWAFQILYSLVKILLAPVRVLVRILWKLVPFTIRNFLTKNIVRLAGFSKKIKNIASKIKAWWLRIKKK; encoded by the coding sequence ATGACGCTAACCACACAGTTTTACACAATGTTAGCAATGGTCGGTATGGGAGGCTGGATCGGTGTAGCTCTTGATACATATGGTCGCTTTTTAAAGCGACCATTGAGAGCTAGATGGGTGATCTTTATCAATGACTTTATGTTTTGGGTTGTTCAAGGACTTATCCTTTTCTATCTATTGCTGCTCGTGAATGAAGGAGAACTAAGAATTTACATCTTCCTAGCTGTTTTATGTGGATATGCAGCCTACCAAAGTCTCCTTAAAGGAATTTATATACGTGTCCTTGAACGATTAATTCAGACAAGCCTCAGCATCTATCGCTTTATGCTAAAGGTTTGTCATATTTTATTCGTGAAACCAATTGTAGGTCTAGTGCAGTTAATCATTGTAGTTATACTAGGTACATTAAATTTTTTATGGAGAATAACAAAATGGGCTTTTCAAATTCTATATTCTTTGGTTAAAATTTTATTAGCACCAGTTAGAGTTCTTGTACGGATTTTATGGAAGCTTGTCCCGTTTACAATTAGGAACTTTCTTACAAAAAATATTGTGCGTTTAGCAGGATTCAGTAAAAAAATCAAGAATATAGCTAGTAAAATAAAAGCGTGGTGGCTACGGATAAAGAAGAAGTAA
- a CDS encoding S1 domain-containing RNA-binding protein, translating into MSIEVGSKLQGKVTGITNFGAFVELPGGSTGLVHISEVADNYVKDINDHLKVGDEVTVKVINVENDGKIGLSIKKAIDRPERPERPERSERPERPRNTDRPRNSDRPRQRGNDFRSNNKENFEQKMSRFLKDSEDRLSSLKRNTESKRGGRGARRG; encoded by the coding sequence ATGTCGATTGAAGTTGGCAGCAAGTTACAGGGTAAAGTGACGGGAATTACTAATTTTGGAGCGTTTGTGGAGCTACCAGGAGGTTCAACAGGACTCGTACACATCAGTGAAGTTGCCGATAATTATGTGAAGGATATTAATGATCACTTAAAAGTCGGAGACGAGGTTACAGTAAAGGTTATTAATGTTGAGAACGATGGTAAAATTGGTCTATCTATTAAAAAAGCAATAGATCGTCCAGAGCGCCCAGAGCGCCCAGAGCGTTCAGAACGTCCAGAACGTCCAAGAAACACAGATCGTCCAAGGAATTCAGATCGCCCAAGACAAAGAGGAAATGATTTCCGTAGTAATAACAAAGAAAACTTTGAACAAAAAATGAGTCGTTTCTTAAAAGATAGTGAAGATCGTTTGTCTTCATTGAAGCGCAATACTGAATCTAAACGCGGTGGTCGTGGAGCTAGAAGAGGTTAA
- the spoVT gene encoding stage V sporulation protein T, with amino-acid sequence MKATGIVRRIDDLGRVVIPKEIRRTLRIREGDPLEIFVDRDGEVILKKYSPISELSDFSKEYADALYDSLGHPVLICDRDTFIAVSGGSKKDYLNKNIGEIVEKVMEDRSSVLQTDGGETQIIDGVSEEIKSYTIGPIVANGDPIGAVIIFSREQSIGEVEHKAVETASGFLARQMEQ; translated from the coding sequence ATGAAAGCAACTGGTATTGTTCGTCGCATTGATGATTTAGGTCGCGTAGTTATTCCAAAGGAAATTCGGAGAACACTTCGAATTCGTGAAGGGGATCCTCTAGAGATTTTTGTGGATCGAGATGGTGAGGTAATATTAAAAAAATATTCACCTATTAGCGAACTAAGCGACTTTTCTAAGGAATACGCAGATGCCCTTTACGATAGTTTAGGTCATCCAGTTTTAATCTGTGATAGAGATACATTTATTGCTGTATCTGGTGGTTCTAAAAAGGATTACCTAAATAAGAACATAGGTGAGATTGTCGAGAAGGTAATGGAAGATAGAAGTTCTGTTTTGCAAACAGATGGTGGCGAAACTCAGATTATCGATGGAGTGAGTGAAGAGATCAAATCATATACAATTGGCCCGATTGTCGCAAACGGTGATCCAATTGGCGCTGTTATTATCTTTTCCAGAGAACAGTCGATTGGAGAAGTTGAACATAAGGCTGTCGAGACAGCTTCAGGATTTTTAGCCCGTCAAATGGAACAGTGA